Proteins from a single region of Oryza brachyantha chromosome 6, ObraRS2, whole genome shotgun sequence:
- the LOC102706159 gene encoding phosphatidylinositol 4-kinase gamma 5-like — protein MIAAVTSLSHPSTTSSAEFDGRRSEERRKKGLIVAAASGAFASIPLSSLAMSRNLESPVQTQMAVSALNRALSSEYPSKSRSEGRASGWKRIFVQTDTGCVLAVQLDRGDNAHTVKRKLQLALNVPTEESSLTFGDRVLKNDLSTIRNDSPLLLTKTFMHRSSSTPCLSPTGKDVQQQRDRGGPIELLVCPSRCSRTKQLVKDVARAIRNGVDPIPVNSGLGGAYYFKNSKGDNTAIVKPNDEEPFAPNNPKGFTGKALGQPGLKRSVRVGETGFREVAAYLLDHDNSANVPPTVLVKISHPVFNVNECVNSANKMASQDYPGAVSKIASFQQFIPHDFDASDHGTSSFPVSAVHRIGILDIRIFNTDRHAGNLLVRKLTGAGKFGNQTQLIPIDHGLCLPECLEDPYFEWIHWPQASIPFSDDELEYIANLDPMRDADMLRMELPMIREACLRVLILSTIFLKEATSFGLCLAEIGEMMSREFTGMEDQPSELEVVCMEARRLTMEREESSTENEPGDEDATQFELDCEDDHEIPKAQPAYHFELKGGSSRNPLSKLDEATEEEEYDIEEEESNAEKLGYPQAVNKWLPNISKLSTSLNGVRLSDKIQRQLPAAPMVADSMKTSDGNNSHSGSQVGNWRSANEQLPTSASFVKLADMGAETWVLFLEKFQELLPGAFRSRKCGTTGQRARQRLGTSCQF, from the coding sequence ATGATTGCTGCTGTGACATCTCTCTCGCACCCTAGCACCACGTCATCTGCGGAATTTGACGGGCGCAGGAGCGAGGAGAGGCGTAAGAAGGGCCTCATTGTTGCAGCTGCCTCTGGTGCATTTGCCTCCATTCCTTTGTCATCGTTAGCCATGTCTCGCAATTTGGAGAGCCCAGTTCAGACCCAGATGGCAGTTTCAGCCTTGAACCGTGCTCTCAGCAGTGAGTACCCTTCGAAAAGTAGAAGTGAAGGCAGAGCTAGCGGTTGGAAGCGTATTTTTGTCCAAACTGACACTGGCTGTGTCCTGGCTGTTCAATTAGATCGAGGTGACAATGCACACACGGTCAAAAGAAAGCTGCAGCTTGCCCTGAATGTTCCCACGGAAGAGAGTTCTCTGACATTTGGTGACCGTGTTCTTAAGAATGATCTCAGCACTATCCGGAATGATTCTCCATTGCTTCTAACCAAGACTTTCATGCATCGAAGTTCCTCGACACCATGCTTGTCTCCTACTGGCAAGGATGTTCAGCAGCAACGGGATAGGGGTGGTCCTATTGAACTGTTAGTTTGCCCAAGCCGTTGTTCTCGGACAAAGCAGCTTGTGAAGGATGTTGCTAGGGCTATAAGAAATGGGGTGGATCCAATACCTGTCAATAGTGGGCTTGGTGGCGCCTACTATTTCAAAAACAGCAAAGGTGATAATACTGCCATTGTGAAGCCAAATGACGAGGAGCCATTTGCACCCAATAATCCAAAAGGTTTTACAGGGAAAGCCCTTGGACAGCCAGGCCTTAAAAGATCAGTTCGAGTTGGTGAGACTGGTTTTAGAGAGGTTGCTGCCTACCTTCTGGATCATGATAACTCTGCTAATGTCCCACCTACGGTTCTTGTTAAGATCTCTCATCCTGTATTTAATGTGAATGAATGTGTCAACTCAGCCAACAAGATGGCTTCTCAGGACTATCCAGGGGCTGTAAGCAAGATCGCATCATTTCAGCAGTTCATTCCTCATGATTTTGACGCCAGTGACCATGGGACTTCAAGCTTTCCTGTCTCTGCTGTTCATAGGATTGGTATTCTTGACATCAGAATCTTCAACACTGACAGGCATGCTGGAAATCTTCTGGTCAGGAAGCTGACTGGAGCAGGAAAGTTTGGGAATCAGACTCAGCTGATTCCTATTGATCATGGTCTCTGCCTTCCCGAGTGCTTGGAGGATCCTTATTTTGAATGGATCCATTGGCCACAGGCATCAATCCCGTTCTCTGATGATGAACTTGAGTACATAGCTAATCTTGACCCAATGAGAGATGCTGACATGCTTCGTATGGAGCTGCCTATGATCCGTGAGGCATGCCTTAGAGTACTAATACTCTCAACCATATTTCTGAAAGAAGCCACATCTTTTGGTCTTTGCCTTGCAGAGATTGGTGAGATGATGAGCAGGGAATTTACTGGGATGGAAGATCAGCCAAGTGAGTTAGAGGTTGTCTGTATGGAAGCAAGGAGACTAACAATGGAACGTGAAGAGAGCTCCACTGAAAATGAGCCCGGTGATGAGGATGCAACTCAATTTGAACTTGATTGTGAAGATGATCATGAAATTCCAAAGGCACAACCAGCTTATCATTTTGAACTTAAGGGAGGGAGCTCAAGAAACCCACTGTCTAAACTGGATGAAGCCACTGAAGAAGAGGAATATGACattgaggaggaagaaagcaATGCAGAAAAGTTAGGTTACCCACAAGCTGTCAATAAATGGCTTCCTAACATTTCGAAGCTATCAACCTCACTGAATGGTGTCCGTCTCAGTGACAAAATCCAGCGTCAGCTGCCCGCTGCTCCGATGGTTGCTGATTCCATGAAAACTTCTGATGGCAACAACAGTCACAGTGGCTCCCAAGTTGGTAACTGGAGGAGTGCAAACGAGCAGCTTCCAACAAGTGCGAGCTTCGTCAAGCTAGCTGACATGGGAGCAGAGACATGGGTGCTGTTCCTCGAGAAGTTCCAGGAGCTGCTTCCTGGGGCATTCCGCTCTCGCAAGTGCGGCACCACAGGGCAAAGGGCAAGGCAGAGGCTTGGCACTTCTTGCCAGTTTTGA
- the LOC102718932 gene encoding rhamnogalacturonan I rhamnosyltransferase 1-like, with the protein MGWKAATVGGKVAVSEKLRCAPPSAAAAAAARSRMKLWMVRATTTVLLWTCVVQLTAVGDTWGPRVLKGWPSCITAPEEEAAAAAAASRPEPIVEMAALPPKRIYRNNGYLMVSCNGGLNQMRAAICDMVVIARYLNVTLVVPELDKTSFWNDPSEFQDIFDVEHFITSLRDEVRILRELPPRVKRRVEHGMYHSMPPISWSDISYYHNQILPLIRKYKVLHLNRTDARLANNGLPMEIQKLRCRVNYASLRFTSEIEELGKRVIRILRQNGPFLVLHLRYEMDMLAFSGCTQGCSNEEAEELTRMRYAYPWWKEKIINSELKRKDGLCPLTPEETALVLRALDIDRSMQIYIAAGEIYGGKRRMAALTSAYPNVVRKETLLEPSDLMFFQNHSSQMAALDYLVSLESDIFVPTYDGNMAKVVEGHRRYMGFKKTILLDRKLIVELVDQYNNGSLRWDEFSLMIKAAHANRMGSASKRTVIPDRPKEEDYFYANPQECLQDSSLLRTS; encoded by the exons ATGGGGTGGAAGGCGGCCACGGTGGGGGGTAAGGTGGCCGTCAGCGAGAAGCTCCggtgcgcgccgccgtccgccgccgccgccgccgcggcgcggtcGCGGATGAAGCTGTGGATGGTGCGCGCCACCACCACGGTGCTGCTCTGGACGTGCGTCGTCCAGCTCACCGCCGTCGGCGACACCTGGGGCCCCCGCGTGCTCAAGGGCTGGCCGTCCTGCATCACCGCGccagaggaggaggccgccgccgccgccgcggcgtcgcggCCGGAGCCCATCGTGGAGATGGCCGCGCTACCGCCCAAAA GAATTTATAGGAATAACGGTTATCTGATGGTCTCGTGTAATGGTGGACTTAATCAAATGCGAGCTGCA ATATGTGACATGGTTGTAATAGCAAGATACTTGAATGTCACTTTGGTTGTGCCAGAGTTGGATAAGACTTCATTTTGGAATGATCCAAG TGAATTCCAAGATATATTTGATGTTGAACACTTTATAACCTCTTTACGAGATGAAGTTCGCATATTGAGAGAGCTGCCCCCAAGGGTAAAAAGAAGAGTTGAACATGGGATGTACCACTCAATGCCACCAATAAGTTGGTCTGATATCTCCTATTACCATAATCAG ATTCTTCCTTTGATTCGGAAGTACAAGGTTCTCCATTTGAATAGAACTGATGCTAGGCTAGCAAACAATGGTTTACCTATGGAGATTCAGAAACTGCGTTGTCGGGTGAACTATGCCTCCTTGAGATTTACTTCAGAAATTGAGGAGTTGGGAAAGAGAGTAATTAGGATACTCCGCCAAAATGGTCCTTTCTTGGTTCTTCacttacgttatgaaatggATATGCTGGCTTTCTCTGGCTGTACACAAGGTTGCAGTAACGAAGAAGCAGAAGAGCTCACAAGAATGAG GTATGCTTATCCATGGTGGAAGGAGAAAATTATTAACTCAGAATTGAAACGAAAGGATGGTCTTTGCCCATTGACACCAGAGGAGACTGCTCTTGTCCTCAGGGCATTAGACATCGATAGAAGCATGCAGATATACATTGCAGCTGGAGAAATTTATGGTGGAAAGCGTAGAATGGCTGCTCTCACTTCAGCTTATCCTAATGTG GTGAGGAAGGAGACACTTCTGGAACCTTCTGATCTAATGTTCTTCCAGAACCATTCATCACAAATGGCAGCGCTAGATTACTTAGTTTCTTTGGAAAGTGATATATTTGTTCCTACATACGATGGCAATATGGCTAAAGTTGTTGAGGGTCATCGCAG ATACATGGGATTCAAGAAGACAATCTTGTTAGATCGAAAACTTATTGTTGAGCTAGTAGATCAATACAACAACGGTTCTTTGCGATGGGATGAGTTCTCTCTAATGATAAAGGCTGCCCATGCAAACCGGATGGGATCAGCTTCAAAGAGGACGGTGATTCCTGACAGACCCAAGGAAGAGGACTACTTTTATGCTAATCCCCAAGAATGCCTGCAAGATTCTAGTCTCTTACGGACATCATGA